From the genome of Clostridium sp. BNL1100, one region includes:
- the rpoC gene encoding DNA-directed RNA polymerase subunit beta' has protein sequence MFELNNFDSIKIGLASPEKVREWSKGEVKKPETINYRTLKPERDGLFCERIFGPQKDWECHCGKYKRIRYKGIVCDRCGVEVTRSKVRRERMGHIELAAPVSHIWYFKGIPSRMGLILDMSPRSLEKILYFASYVVIDPGQTPLSKKQVLTEKEYRDSVDKFGMNFRAAMGAEAIKELLVEIDLESLSKELRAELTESTGQKRIRAVKRLEVVEAFRLSGNRPEWMILDVVPVIPPELRPMVQLDGGRFATSDLNDLYRRVINRNNRLKRLLDLGAPDIIVRNEKRMLQEAVDALIDNGRRGRPVTGPGNRPLKSLSDMLKGKQGRFRQNLLGKRVDYSGRSVIVVGPDLKIFQCGLPKEMALELFKPFVMKKLVNDGLAHNIKSAKRMVERVRNEVWDVLEEVIKEHPVLLNRAPTLHRLGIQAFEPVLVEGRALKLHPLVCSAYNADFDGDQMAVHVPLSAEAQSEARFLMLSANNLLAPKDGKPITVPTQDMVLGSYYLTIEKPNEPGDGKVFCDMNEVLMAYQEGVLGLHAQIKVRIEKEINGVNMRKVISCTPGRLIFNEAIPQDLGFVDRSDESKLFDLEINFLVGKKELGKIIDKCIRVHGTTKTAVILDKIKALGFKYSTRGAITISVSDMVIPEIKKQYLQETENTIDNIVKQYKRGLISDEERYNSVISAWTETGESITKALIDNLDRFNPVYMMSQSGARGNINQIKQLAGMRGLMADTSGKTIEIPIKSNFREGLNVLEFFISTHGARKGLADTALRTADSGYLTRRLVDVSQDVIVRELDCGTDKGIEVYDIKDGGEIIEPLSERLVGRYLTEDMYDTNTKELIASKDEAIDEKKASTIAKSGVKKVRIRSVLTCHSEVGICAKCYGANLATGDAVNVGEAVGIIAAQSIGEPGTQLTMRTFHTGGVAGDDITQGLPRVEELFEARKPKGLAIISEIAGSVKLSESKKKREVIITSEDGESKSYQIPYGSRIKVYDGDIVEAGDELTEGSVNPHDILKIKGIKGVQAYLLQEVQRVYRMQGVDINDKHIEVIVRQMMRKVKIEDAGDTSLLPGGLVDIFEFEKENQKALDAGLSPATGERTLLGITKASLATDSFLSAASFQETTRVLTEAAIKGKIDPLVGLKENVIIGKLIPAGTGMSRYKDISISSVVE, from the coding sequence ATGTTTGAACTGAACAATTTTGATTCTATAAAAATAGGATTAGCTTCTCCGGAAAAGGTCAGAGAATGGTCAAAAGGTGAAGTAAAAAAGCCTGAAACTATAAATTACAGAACTTTGAAGCCTGAAAGAGACGGGTTGTTCTGCGAAAGGATTTTCGGTCCTCAAAAGGACTGGGAATGTCATTGCGGTAAATACAAAAGAATTAGATACAAGGGTATAGTTTGTGACCGTTGTGGTGTTGAAGTTACAAGGTCAAAAGTAAGAAGAGAAAGAATGGGACATATCGAGCTTGCTGCTCCTGTATCCCATATCTGGTACTTCAAGGGAATACCAAGCAGAATGGGCTTGATCCTTGATATGTCTCCAAGATCCCTTGAAAAGATACTGTATTTTGCATCATATGTTGTTATTGACCCGGGTCAGACACCATTGTCCAAAAAACAGGTATTAACAGAAAAGGAATACAGAGACAGTGTTGACAAGTTTGGAATGAATTTCAGAGCTGCTATGGGAGCTGAAGCTATAAAGGAATTGCTTGTTGAGATTGATCTTGAAAGTCTTTCCAAGGAGTTAAGGGCTGAGCTCACTGAATCTACAGGACAAAAGAGAATCAGAGCAGTTAAGAGACTTGAGGTTGTTGAGGCTTTCAGACTCTCAGGTAACCGTCCTGAATGGATGATCCTTGATGTAGTTCCTGTAATTCCGCCTGAACTCAGACCAATGGTTCAGTTGGATGGAGGAAGATTTGCAACATCTGACTTGAATGACCTGTACAGAAGGGTTATAAACAGAAACAACAGATTAAAAAGACTCCTTGATTTGGGGGCTCCTGACATAATTGTAAGAAATGAAAAACGTATGCTTCAGGAAGCAGTAGATGCATTAATTGATAATGGTAGAAGAGGACGTCCTGTAACAGGACCTGGAAACAGACCTCTTAAATCACTTTCGGATATGCTTAAAGGTAAGCAGGGTCGTTTCCGTCAGAACCTTCTGGGTAAGCGTGTTGACTACTCAGGACGTTCAGTTATCGTTGTAGGCCCTGACTTGAAGATATTCCAGTGTGGTCTGCCAAAAGAGATGGCGTTGGAATTGTTCAAGCCGTTTGTAATGAAGAAACTTGTTAATGATGGCTTGGCACATAATATAAAAAGTGCAAAGAGAATGGTTGAAAGAGTAAGAAATGAAGTATGGGACGTTCTTGAAGAAGTAATAAAAGAACATCCTGTGTTACTCAACCGTGCTCCTACACTTCACAGACTCGGTATACAGGCATTTGAACCTGTACTGGTTGAAGGAAGAGCGTTAAAGCTTCATCCGCTGGTATGTTCAGCGTACAATGCCGACTTTGATGGTGACCAGATGGCGGTTCACGTTCCTTTGTCAGCAGAAGCTCAATCAGAGGCAAGATTCCTGATGCTGTCGGCAAATAACTTGTTGGCACCTAAGGACGGTAAACCTATTACCGTACCAACACAGGATATGGTCTTGGGTAGCTATTATCTGACAATAGAAAAGCCAAACGAGCCCGGAGACGGAAAAGTATTCTGTGATATGAATGAAGTTCTTATGGCGTATCAGGAAGGCGTGCTTGGCCTTCATGCACAGATAAAGGTTCGAATTGAAAAGGAAATAAACGGTGTAAACATGAGAAAAGTCATCAGTTGTACACCGGGCAGACTTATTTTCAATGAAGCTATTCCGCAGGATCTTGGCTTTGTAGACAGAAGCGACGAGAGCAAGTTGTTTGACTTGGAAATCAATTTCCTTGTAGGTAAGAAAGAGCTTGGAAAAATTATAGACAAATGTATAAGGGTACATGGAACTACCAAAACAGCCGTTATACTTGATAAAATAAAGGCATTAGGCTTTAAGTATTCCACAAGAGGTGCTATCACAATCAGCGTATCTGATATGGTAATACCTGAGATAAAGAAACAGTATTTGCAAGAGACTGAAAACACTATCGATAATATCGTTAAGCAGTATAAGAGAGGACTAATTTCAGATGAAGAAAGATATAACTCTGTAATCAGTGCTTGGACAGAAACAGGTGAAAGTATCACTAAAGCTCTTATTGATAACCTTGACAGATTCAATCCTGTGTACATGATGTCACAGTCAGGAGCGAGAGGTAATATCAATCAGATTAAGCAGCTTGCAGGTATGAGAGGTTTGATGGCGGATACATCCGGTAAGACCATTGAGATACCGATTAAATCAAACTTCCGTGAAGGCCTTAACGTTTTGGAATTCTTTATTTCAACTCATGGAGCCAGAAAGGGTTTGGCCGATACTGCACTTAGAACTGCTGACTCAGGTTACCTCACAAGACGTCTTGTTGACGTAAGTCAGGATGTTATAGTAAGAGAACTTGATTGCGGTACTGACAAGGGTATTGAAGTTTACGATATCAAGGACGGCGGCGAAATAATTGAACCGTTATCCGAGAGACTTGTTGGAAGATATTTAACCGAAGACATGTATGACACTAATACAAAGGAATTAATAGCATCAAAAGACGAGGCTATCGATGAAAAGAAAGCTTCCACAATAGCTAAATCCGGAGTTAAGAAGGTTAGAATCAGATCAGTACTTACTTGTCACTCAGAGGTTGGAATATGTGCCAAGTGTTATGGTGCTAACCTGGCAACAGGAGATGCTGTAAACGTTGGTGAGGCAGTTGGTATAATAGCTGCACAGTCAATCGGTGAACCGGGTACACAGCTGACAATGAGAACCTTCCATACCGGTGGTGTTGCCGGTGATGACATTACACAGGGTCTCCCTCGTGTAGAGGAATTGTTTGAAGCTAGAAAGCCAAAGGGACTTGCAATTATATCTGAAATAGCCGGTAGCGTTAAGCTTTCAGAATCCAAGAAGAAGAGAGAGGTAATTATTACTTCTGAAGACGGTGAATCAAAATCCTACCAGATACCTTACGGATCAAGAATCAAGGTATATGACGGAGATATTGTTGAAGCCGGAGATGAATTGACCGAGGGTTCCGTAAATCCTCATGATATCCTGAAAATCAAGGGTATCAAGGGAGTTCAGGCATATCTTCTTCAGGAAGTTCAGAGAGTTTACAGGATGCAGGGTGTTGATATCAACGATAAGCATATTGAAGTAATTGTAAGACAGATGATGAGAAAAGTTAAGATAGAAGATGCAGGAGATACCAGCTTACTCCCAGGAGGACTTGTTGATATATTCGAGTTTGAGAAAGAAAATCAAAAAGCTCTTGACGCAGGTCTTAGCCCTGCAACTGGTGAACGTACTCTTCTGGGTATCACAAAGGCTTCACTTGCTACCGATTCATTCTTGTCTGCCGCTTCTTTCCAGGAAACCACTAGGGTTCTTACAGAAGCTGCAATTAAGGGTAAGATTGATCCTCTTGTAGGATTAAAGGAAAATGTTATTATCGGTAAGCTTATACCTGCAGGTACCGGTATGAGTCGTTACAAGGATATAAGTATTAGTAGTGTAGTTGAATAA
- a CDS encoding ribosomal L7Ae/L30e/S12e/Gadd45 family protein: protein MLDDLKHCKKAVGVKQSTKAVENGVASNVIIARDCEQRVVRGIIELCEANAIPVTYVDSMKQLGKACGIDVDAAVACILK, encoded by the coding sequence TTGTTGGATGATCTTAAACACTGTAAGAAGGCAGTTGGTGTCAAGCAATCCACCAAAGCCGTAGAAAACGGTGTCGCGTCAAATGTTATAATTGCGAGGGATTGTGAGCAGAGGGTCGTAAGAGGAATTATAGAACTTTGTGAGGCAAATGCAATTCCCGTAACATATGTTGATTCAATGAAGCAACTGGGAAAAGCCTGTGGAATTGACGTTGACGCTGCAGTTGCATGTATTTTAAAGTAG
- the rpsL gene encoding 30S ribosomal protein S12 has translation MPTFNQLVRKGREVIEKKSTAPALQKGFNSKKKKPTDLSSPQKRGVCTVVKTSTPKKPNSALRKVARVRLTNGIEVTAYIPGIGHNLQEHSVVLIRGGRVKDLPGVRYHIIRGTLDTAGVAKRMQSRSKYGAKRPKAGAAKK, from the coding sequence ATGCCAACATTTAATCAGCTGGTTAGAAAGGGCAGAGAAGTTATCGAGAAGAAATCAACTGCTCCAGCTCTCCAGAAAGGATTTAACTCAAAGAAGAAGAAGCCTACAGATTTAAGCAGCCCTCAAAAAAGAGGTGTTTGTACTGTTGTTAAGACTTCTACACCAAAGAAGCCTAACTCAGCACTTCGTAAAGTTGCCAGAGTTCGTCTTACAAACGGTATAGAAGTAACTGCATATATTCCTGGAATAGGACATAACCTACAGGAGCATAGTGTTGTTCTTATCAGAGGCGGAAGAGTTAAAGACTTACCTGGTGTAAGGTACCACATTATTAGAGGTACTCTTGACACTGCCGGAGTTGCCAAAAGAATGCAGAGCCGTTCAAAATACGGTGCAAAGCGTCCTAAGGCAGGTGCCGCTAAAAAGTAA
- the rpsG gene encoding 30S ribosomal protein S7 — MPRKGHISKRDVLPDPMYGSKTVTKLVNNVMYDGKKGVAQQICYDAFDIIKEKTGRDPLEVFEEAMANIMPVLEVKARRVGGATYQVPMEVRPERRQTLGLRWLVDYSRKRGERTMRERLSGEILDAINNMGGAYKKKEDTHKMAEANRAFAHYRW, encoded by the coding sequence GTGCCAAGAAAAGGTCATATTTCAAAAAGAGATGTTTTACCTGATCCAATGTATGGAAGCAAAACTGTTACTAAACTGGTTAACAACGTAATGTATGATGGTAAAAAGGGTGTTGCACAGCAGATATGCTACGATGCTTTTGATATTATCAAAGAAAAAACCGGCAGAGATCCTTTAGAAGTATTCGAAGAAGCTATGGCAAACATTATGCCAGTTCTCGAAGTAAAGGCTAGAAGAGTTGGTGGAGCAACATATCAGGTTCCTATGGAAGTTAGACCTGAAAGAAGACAAACTCTGGGCTTAAGATGGCTCGTTGATTACTCTCGCAAAAGAGGCGAGCGTACTATGAGGGAAAGACTTTCAGGAGAAATACTTGACGCTATCAACAATATGGGTGGAGCTTACAAGAAGAAAGAAGATACTCATAAGATGGCTGAAGCTAACAGAGCATTTGCTCATTATAGATGGTAA
- the fusA gene encoding elongation factor G, with amino-acid sequence MPRQFDLEHTRNIGIMAHIDAGKTTTTERILFYTGKVHKIGEVHEGAATMDWMEQEQERGITITSAATTAQWKGNRINIIDTPGHVDFTVEVERSLRVLDGSVTVFCAKGGVEPQSETVWRQADKYGVPRMAYVNKMDIMGADFYNVVSMMKDRLQCNAVPIQLPIGSEDSFIGMVDLVTMTAHIFKDDLGQVIEDQPIPDDMIEISKKYREILLESVAEQDEETMMKYLEGEELTLEEIKAGIRKATIAVKMIPVTCGSSYKNKGVQQMLDAVVDFMPSPLDIPAIKGISMDGEEDIERPADDNGPFAALAFKIMTDPYVGKLCFFRVYSGTLNSGSYVLNSTKNKRERIGRILQMHANHREEIQIVYSGDIAAAVGLKDTTTGDTLCEENNPVILESMEFPEPVIEVAIEPKTKAGQEKMGIALQKLAEEDPTFRVHTDAETGQTIIGGMGELHLDIIVDRMMREFKVEANVGNPQVSYKETIRKPVKSEMKYARQSGGKGQYGHCVIELEPREPGAGYEFVNKITGGAIPKEYIAPIDAGIQEAMNTGVLAGYNVVDVRVTLIDGSYHEVDSSEMAFKIAGSMAFKDGCRKANPVLLEPIMKVDVSVPEEYMGDVMGGLNSRRGRIEGMEARSGAQNIRAMVPLSEMFGYATALRSSTQGRGTFSMQTSHFEEVPKSIQEKVISNRSSAE; translated from the coding sequence ATGCCCAGGCAATTTGATTTGGAACATACTAGAAATATCGGTATAATGGCTCATATTGATGCTGGTAAGACAACAACAACCGAGCGTATACTGTTTTATACAGGAAAAGTTCACAAAATCGGCGAAGTTCATGAAGGTGCTGCTACCATGGACTGGATGGAGCAGGAGCAGGAGAGAGGTATAACTATCACTTCTGCGGCTACTACCGCACAGTGGAAGGGTAACAGGATAAATATTATTGACACGCCGGGGCACGTTGACTTCACTGTTGAAGTTGAAAGATCTCTTCGTGTACTCGATGGTTCGGTAACGGTTTTCTGTGCAAAGGGCGGTGTTGAACCTCAATCTGAAACAGTTTGGAGACAAGCTGATAAGTATGGAGTTCCCCGTATGGCATATGTAAATAAAATGGATATAATGGGAGCTGATTTTTACAACGTAGTCTCTATGATGAAAGACAGATTACAGTGTAATGCAGTACCTATACAATTACCAATAGGCAGTGAAGATAGCTTTATTGGTATGGTTGATTTGGTTACTATGACTGCTCATATATTTAAAGATGATTTAGGTCAGGTAATTGAAGATCAGCCTATCCCTGACGATATGATTGAAATTTCCAAGAAATATCGTGAAATATTACTGGAATCAGTTGCTGAACAAGATGAAGAGACTATGATGAAATATCTCGAAGGTGAGGAACTCACTCTTGAGGAAATAAAGGCCGGTATCAGAAAGGCTACTATTGCCGTTAAAATGATACCTGTAACCTGTGGTTCATCATACAAGAATAAGGGCGTACAACAAATGCTTGATGCAGTTGTTGATTTTATGCCATCACCACTTGATATTCCTGCTATAAAAGGTATTTCAATGGACGGTGAAGAAGATATTGAAAGACCTGCAGATGACAATGGTCCGTTTGCAGCGCTTGCATTTAAGATTATGACCGATCCATATGTTGGTAAACTTTGCTTCTTCAGAGTATATTCAGGAACATTGAACTCAGGTTCTTATGTTCTTAACTCTACAAAGAACAAAAGAGAAAGAATCGGAAGAATTCTTCAAATGCACGCAAACCATAGAGAAGAAATACAGATAGTTTACTCCGGAGATATTGCAGCTGCTGTTGGTCTTAAAGATACAACAACAGGAGATACTCTTTGTGAAGAAAACAATCCTGTAATTCTTGAATCAATGGAATTCCCTGAACCTGTTATCGAAGTTGCCATAGAACCTAAAACTAAGGCTGGACAGGAAAAGATGGGTATCGCGCTCCAGAAGCTGGCTGAAGAGGATCCTACATTCAGAGTTCATACTGACGCTGAAACCGGACAAACTATCATCGGCGGTATGGGTGAACTTCATCTTGATATCATCGTTGACAGAATGATGAGAGAATTCAAGGTTGAAGCTAATGTTGGTAACCCACAGGTTTCTTACAAGGAAACTATTCGTAAGCCTGTTAAGTCTGAAATGAAATATGCAAGACAGTCTGGTGGTAAAGGTCAGTACGGTCACTGTGTAATCGAACTTGAACCAAGAGAACCAGGTGCTGGTTACGAATTCGTAAATAAGATTACTGGTGGTGCTATTCCTAAGGAATATATCGCGCCAATAGATGCAGGTATTCAGGAAGCTATGAATACAGGTGTTCTTGCCGGATATAATGTCGTTGACGTTAGAGTTACTCTTATTGATGGTTCATACCACGAAGTTGACTCTTCTGAAATGGCGTTTAAGATTGCCGGTTCAATGGCTTTCAAGGATGGATGTAGAAAAGCAAATCCTGTTCTCCTTGAGCCTATTATGAAAGTTGACGTTAGCGTTCCTGAGGAATACATGGGAGACGTTATGGGTGGACTCAACTCAAGAAGAGGACGTATCGAAGGTATGGAAGCACGTAGTGGAGCACAGAACATAAGAGCTATGGTTCCACTATCCGAGATGTTCGGATACGCTACTGCACTTCGTTCCTCAACACAGGGAAGAGGTACATTCTCCATGCAGACTAGCCACTTCGAAGAAGTGCCTAAGAGCATTCAGGAGAAGGTTATTTCCAACAGAAGCAGTGCTGAGTAA
- the tuf gene encoding elongation factor Tu — MAKAKFERNKPHVNIGTIGHVDHGKTSLTAAITKVLGFSGRAEYKAYDQIDAAPEERERGITINTAHVEYETETRHYAHVDCPGHADYVKNMITGAAQMDGAILVVSAADGPMPQTREHILLSHQVGVPYIIVFLNKCDMVDDEELIELVEMEVRELLSTYEFPGDDTPIVRGSALVALESNSTDINAPEYAPIVALMAEVDKYIPTPERATDKPFIMPVEDVFSITGRGTVATGRVEKGIVKVGDEVEIVGLMEAPKKTVVTGVEMFRKLLDQAQAGDNIGALLRGVQRNEIERGQVLAKPGSIKPHTYFEGQVYVLTSAEGGRHKPFFNGYRPQFYFRTTDVTGVIEIPEGTEMVMPGDHITMKIKLITPIAMDEGLKFAIREGGRTVGAGNVSKIIE, encoded by the coding sequence ATGGCTAAGGCTAAATTCGAAAGAAACAAACCCCACGTTAATATCGGAACAATTGGTCACGTTGACCATGGTAAGACTTCTTTAACAGCTGCTATCACTAAGGTTCTTGGATTCTCAGGAAGAGCTGAATACAAGGCATACGACCAAATCGATGCTGCTCCAGAAGAAAGAGAAAGAGGTATTACAATCAATACCGCTCACGTTGAGTACGAAACTGAAACAAGACACTACGCTCACGTTGACTGCCCAGGCCATGCCGACTATGTTAAGAACATGATCACTGGTGCTGCTCAGATGGACGGTGCTATCCTCGTTGTTTCAGCTGCTGACGGCCCAATGCCTCAGACAAGAGAACACATTCTTCTTTCACACCAGGTTGGTGTTCCTTACATCATCGTATTCTTGAACAAATGCGATATGGTTGATGATGAAGAACTTATCGAATTGGTTGAAATGGAAGTTAGAGAATTGTTGAGCACATATGAATTCCCAGGTGATGATACTCCTATCGTAAGAGGTTCAGCTCTTGTAGCTCTGGAAAGTAATTCAACTGATATAAACGCTCCTGAATATGCTCCAATCGTTGCTCTTATGGCAGAAGTTGACAAATATATCCCAACTCCTGAAAGAGCTACTGACAAGCCATTTATCATGCCTGTAGAGGATGTTTTCTCAATCACAGGTCGTGGTACTGTTGCTACTGGTAGAGTTGAAAAGGGTATCGTTAAGGTTGGAGACGAAGTTGAAATCGTTGGTTTGATGGAAGCTCCAAAGAAAACTGTTGTAACTGGTGTTGAAATGTTCAGAAAGCTTCTTGACCAAGCTCAAGCTGGTGACAATATTGGTGCTCTCTTAAGAGGTGTTCAGAGAAACGAAATCGAAAGAGGACAGGTTCTCGCTAAGCCAGGATCAATCAAGCCTCACACTTACTTTGAAGGTCAGGTTTACGTTTTGACTTCTGCTGAAGGTGGAAGACATAAGCCATTCTTCAATGGTTACAGACCACAGTTCTATTTCAGAACAACTGACGTTACAGGTGTTATCGAAATTCCAGAAGGAACAGAAATGGTTATGCCTGGTGACCACATCACTATGAAGATCAAATTGATCACTCCTATCGCTATGGATGAAGGACTTAAGTTCGCTATCCGTGAAGGTGGTAGAACAGTTGGTGCTGGTAACGTTTCAAAGATTATCGAATAA
- a CDS encoding sensor histidine kinase, with the protein MGKKRFFSLQYKVLLFSFIIIIIPITVLGIISFVKSSQILQQKLAISNMNTVKQIGNNIEFIVENIGDTSLYLIQNEDVREFLKLRSDEPTEIITKKKIKIETDLMQLLASKSFVNSIYIKGFNNFELNTAGTRNEIDSTTIDKVSGLRGKSMWYINKVVNYNDKSTNVFSMIRIINDVANVSSKLAILKINIEENAFFNIYKDKIIGKGDNFFIIDNEGIVISATNKSKIGQKFENNDFGINSLDSMEDYFNYSRNGINYLVTYYTIDSLGWKVVNMVPMQELLKENIRTQSAILSAMIISFSVCVIIAILFSKGILRRLKKLYKMMGRLENEDFDVYVEPQGNDEITLLSRNFNKMSTTLKELIQKVYTVQIKQKEAELRALQAQINPHFLYNTLDNIYWMGRMEKAYETCTLVEALSKLFRLSLNSGNETTTVKREIEHVKNYIVIQQSRYKDMIKFSLHVDPEVLECVTLKLVLQPLIENSIVHGIEKKGESGEIDITVRQEDNKLVFIISDNGYGVNLEEIQQLLDKTTENNKGLAIKNVNDRIRLYYGDKYGLEFFNRVCGTTAVITQPYSMEAMEE; encoded by the coding sequence ATGGGTAAAAAGCGGTTTTTTAGCTTGCAATACAAGGTGTTGCTTTTTTCGTTCATAATAATAATTATACCGATAACGGTTTTAGGAATCATATCTTTTGTAAAATCATCTCAGATACTCCAACAAAAGTTAGCAATATCTAATATGAACACCGTTAAACAGATTGGTAACAATATTGAGTTTATAGTAGAAAATATTGGTGACACATCCCTGTATCTTATACAAAATGAGGATGTAAGGGAATTTCTAAAGCTTAGGTCGGATGAGCCGACAGAGATAATAACAAAAAAGAAAATAAAAATAGAAACCGATTTAATGCAATTATTGGCTTCCAAATCTTTTGTAAACTCAATATATATAAAAGGCTTTAATAATTTTGAACTCAATACTGCAGGTACCAGAAATGAAATCGATTCAACTACCATAGACAAGGTATCAGGATTAAGAGGAAAATCCATGTGGTATATAAATAAGGTCGTTAATTATAATGATAAAAGCACAAATGTATTTTCTATGATTAGAATAATAAATGATGTAGCAAATGTTTCTAGTAAGCTTGCTATTCTTAAAATTAATATAGAAGAAAATGCTTTTTTTAACATATATAAGGATAAGATAATCGGAAAAGGTGATAATTTCTTTATTATTGACAATGAAGGAATTGTAATATCAGCGACTAATAAAAGTAAAATTGGACAAAAATTTGAAAATAATGATTTCGGAATAAATTCATTGGATTCGATGGAAGACTATTTTAACTATAGTAGAAATGGAATTAATTACCTGGTAACTTATTATACAATTGACAGCCTGGGATGGAAGGTTGTTAATATGGTTCCAATGCAGGAACTTCTTAAGGAAAATATAAGAACTCAGAGTGCGATTCTTTCAGCAATGATTATAAGCTTTTCAGTTTGTGTTATTATTGCGATACTTTTTTCAAAAGGGATATTACGTAGACTTAAGAAGCTTTATAAGATGATGGGAAGGCTTGAAAATGAAGATTTTGATGTATATGTGGAGCCTCAGGGAAATGATGAAATTACCCTGTTGAGTAGAAATTTTAATAAAATGTCTACGACATTAAAAGAATTGATACAAAAAGTATATACGGTTCAGATAAAGCAAAAGGAGGCTGAACTCAGAGCATTGCAGGCTCAAATTAATCCTCACTTTCTTTATAACACTCTTGATAACATATATTGGATGGGAAGAATGGAAAAAGCTTATGAAACCTGCACTCTGGTTGAAGCCTTATCAAAGTTGTTTAGGTTAAGTCTCAACAGTGGCAATGAGACTACAACCGTCAAGCGGGAGATAGAGCATGTAAAGAATTATATAGTCATCCAGCAGTCAAGATATAAGGATATGATTAAATTTTCACTGCATGTTGATCCTGAAGTTCTTGAGTGTGTTACTTTAAAGCTAGTTTTACAGCCGCTTATCGAAAACTCCATAGTCCATGGTATTGAAAAGAAGGGGGAAAGCGGTGAAATCGATATTACGGTCAGACAGGAAGATAACAAGCTGGTTTTCATTATTAGTGATAACGGTTATGGTGTCAACCTGGAAGAAATCCAGCAACTTCTTGACAAAACAACTGAAAACAATAAAGGGTTGGCAATTAAGAATGTTAATGACAGAATAAGGCTTTATTATGGCGATAAATACGGCCTTGAATTTTTTAACCGGGTATGTGGCACTACGGCTGTAATAACACAACCCTATAGCATGGAGGCAATGGAAGAATGA